The region TTAAAGggtatatctatatatataccTGAATGTTGTAATCTTTCAAAGTTCTCATTATATCATAGAGGACTCCTTTGTGATCATGGCAAACAATCTGGACAAGTGTATGAGCAGGACTTAAGGAGTTATCAATCAtgactgaaactgaaactgaaacactTTCATGTTTGTTTTCATCCAACAATTCAAGATTAAACATGTCTTCTGTGATTTCTGGAGGAATAAAAGATGGTGGGCCATTAGAACATGCTGTGAAATTGGGTCCCACCATTTTTATCTCACAGCTTAACAAATCATCTTTAAGAACAGCTTTTAAATGATCATGTGTATCCTCCTTTCGTTTTGTTGTATGTAAAAGTTCCCTGAAAAGACTTTATAAGCCCTAGAAATTCTGGAAAAAGATCAAAAAGGATTCAAAGATTGATAAAAGAGAAGTTTTTAGAGTATTAACCTTGTATCAGTCACGAAAAACAAGTCCATCACCATTCCATCAGGGGTGGTTGATACTTTGACTCTTTGAATAACAAGTTCAAGCTCGCAAAGAAGATGAGTCACATCTGATAGATAAAAGTATGTTTAAGAAAAATGAATTAGAGAGATGGATCTAGAATATAAACGGTGGGATTTGGGTTATGAAGTTGGATATGGTGTACCATGTAACAGGCCTTGTCGATCATGGCAGCAAAACTTGATGAGAAACACATCTGCAGGCTTGGGTGGTTGTGATTCAGGGTGGTAGAATATGAGTGTGTTAGCAGAAGAACAAGAAGGGCAAGCCTCCAATAGTCTCTTCTTCAATAAACTCCATAGCGTACCTGGTTTCCCAACTACCCAAAACACTATGTAACACCATTTTCCATCTGTAGATACATCTGCACATACCATCGAATAGTATCAAACAGTGATATTCTCTCAATTGTTTGAGCTAGAAATAGGTTTTGATAAATTAAGTGTAAAACAGTTTAATTCAAAGGCGAATCTTGCGCTTTAATACCAGTTGTTCAACATAAGCACAAAGTAGATTACGATTCTGAGAAAGAAGATAACTAAATTATCTTAAGCTATGAATCCGAAAACGAAAACCGCCTAATTAGTAATGATCACCAATACATATTCAAACGATGAACAATTATATGTATGTGAAACAGCGATTGAAGTCCAAACTCAAATTATAAATCATGAATCACAAACAACAGATGACTCTGTTTTTCAAATTTAACGAAAGACCAAATAAAAGCACCAAAATACAATCGGAGAAATCAGAGAAGAATAACTACAAACATACCACCGCGAACAATGCTCAAACCGAAGAAGAGGATGGTGCGACAAAGATCACAACCAAGACCGGTTTTGTCAGGACAATTGATTGTGATTACAGTAGCTTCGTCTTCCTTTTCCGCCTGCTTAATTATAACTACGTCGTCGAAAAGCATCTTCCTCCTTGCAATCTGTGAagcaaattagggtttgagaaTCAAGTGGAATCCAGTGTTAGAAGAGGAGTAGGATTCCTACTGTATCCATTGATTCCATCTTTTATTTACAGGATAATGGTGTTCTACGTCATTCCTCCAACAATTATCAGATTATAAAATTAAGACCCTTGGAAATCTAATTTGGTTGGAttacaaatatatttttataaaaaatattatataaaattttgtcattaaattataaaaataaccCAGACAACTTTAATTATTAAAAGATAAAAACAACTTTGAATTAAAAATCAAGAAGATAGTCACCGATAATTGAAAACGAGAAGAAAGCGGTTGTTGTCGATGTGGGAGGTTGTCTTGGTTGACTTGTATGTTATATTAGTCTTTTCGATTGGATTTGTGTTTCGATTGAAAATATACTTTTAATTAAGTTCTACAAATTTTGCAAAAGTATCCattaaatttatattaattttaattcTGAAACCTCAACTTAGAATTCAAAATGGAAAAGAAAGGAACTATAATCATTTTAGGCATGATTTGGTACAAATTTCACCAAATTTGTTGacccttttatttattttttttagttttgttgTGTATGATATTGAACAAATggttaaagttaaaaaaaaatgttttactcAGTTTTACCCGTTAATATGTCACTACTAATTTACCTGGTTAATTTTACTTACATGATGTCTACATAGTTTGACATttaattagatttttttttaatcgAAAAATCTAATATATTGCTGATTACTTCAAATTTCACGTATATTCTAGACGATACTTGAATCATCGACCTTGAAGAGGGAAATCATCTTGTTCATCCATTTAAAGATCCAAAAATGATTTCATATCATCCATAAATTGATCTGTTTAATGAATTTTTATATCAAACGGTTGGCCAAATCAACCATAACGGTTTCCCTAATTTTGAGGTTTTGGGGGAGATGACTCACATTTGGTGATGATGTTAAGCAACCCCTAAACTTTTCTCCTGGTCACCCCTGAATGTAGCTACCATAAATTGAACATATACCAATGGGTTACTAAGCTACATCCTTTATATGTTTTACCAACCGAATCAGGAAGTTGTTAATGTGTTAGATTGTTTTGTATTTTACTGTATAGTATAGGGGTTCTTTGTAACTTATACATTTATACATAAATATCATGCTTGCAACTCCTAATTAAGGGTTTTCCACATATTCAATCAATTCCGACTATGGATAAAAAAACAAATTCATTTAAGGTTGTTTATCATATGAAAGAGACCGACATATTAATGGTACTTCCAAACTCCTACCCTTTGTGACAAGAACATTAAAACTACTATGATCATTTTCCATTTGTTTTATCTGAATTCATAGAATTGCTTACACCGTATGCCAACAACTATTCGAGTTGATTCAAAATCATCCCTATTTAATCGTACTCTTTGCACTCACTTTACATATCACATCTCCTCAACAAGTGATTTGTAATATTTCTATGTTGTGGTTATAATGATTCTAATAAATCAAAAAACTTATTAAAAGTTACTCATGATACGTTGTAGAAAacgaaaattataaaatattgacGGAGAAGAGAGGATTTATAGTTTTCCCCACACAATTTAAGAAttggtgtgtgtttgtgtgtgtgtatatatatatatatatatatatatatatatatatatatatatctcagtttttattatttaaagacaTTTCATTAATAAAAAAACCTTAGATCGATCATAATATCCTTTCGAATTGAAAGAGTAGTTTGTATGTCATTCCACAAACACATACCATCCCTAGAACTCAAACGATGGAATTTTGTCCGCCATTTTCAATCGTCGACGATTTCATAATAGTTGTTTGCCCTCCATTTGCTCCTCCATTCTCGATCACCGACTATTTCATCATCAACAACAGCCTTTAGTCTTCATGTGTGTTTGCGgatatttttattatgaaatttcTAGGTCTAGTTTCTGATTGTTGATTATCTAATTATTGTCAAGTATGATTTCTGAGGTCCATTAattacaaagtttttttttctaattattgATTGCTAAGTTTGTGTTGGTGTGTTAGTAAGTCTTTTTATCTAATTATTTTGAGTTTGATTGTCTAATTTCTTAGtctttttattgtaatttttttggtttttctcAATAACGTTAGATTATTGTTTAGACTGCCTAATTATCCGATTTCTATTTGCCGAGTCTTGAATTCTGGCGAGATTCCAATGTTTTTGATCGTTGAATTTGTAAGTATTATTTagattgtgtgattatatgatttGTGTTTGTTGACTCTTATAATATTGATGAGATACCGATGTTTTTATTGTTCAATTTATTGCATAGATTATATGGTTTTTCACAGATTGTTGATTTTTCTAATAGTTATTTTTCACAAAATATTCAGATGAAATATATACGTTTTTTTATTGCTCAACAATCAGAAATTAGAAATCAGACCTAAAAAATCGCAATAAAATGATTCGCACCTAATGACTAATGTTGATGATGAATTGTCTATAATTGAGAATGTTTGAGCAGACAACACGATTGTGAAATCATGGGTGATCGAGAATAGTTGACCAAATTGCGTTGTTTGAGTTCTACGTGTCTGTGGAATGAGATAAAAAATACTCCTCCAATTTTGAAAGAGTATTTTGATCTAAATTATTTTAAgtatgaaatgattttaaataaaaaataataataactattTGAAAAAAATAGATTCGGGTCAGTATGATAGTTtgcaagtttatatatatatatatatatatatatatatatatatatatatatatatatatatatatatatatatatatatatatatatatatatatatatatatatatatatatatatatatatatatatatatatatatatataaatgcaaTATGCAATAATGGATTTTCTTTTGTCTATTGGCACGCAACTTtgttgtttcttttgttttgtacCACACCTTTACAAAGTGCACAACTAGGTAAAGtagttgtttttgtttttatttgttcAAATAACTGACTTTCTAATTGCTTTTTAATCCATGTGAAACATTAAGAAAAGGAGTAGTTGAGTTACTGGCGAGGAAAATGAAGCAATATAACacatgttttatttaaaaaaaaggtaGTTGTTTTAAATACGTATTGATCATGCATATTGCTGAGGTTACCAACTTACCATTACATGATTATTGGAGAAAAAGATATAAAAAATAATCTTTTATTACAAGATTGATATTTATTGTTCGAAAGCAAGCTATATTGTAATCCAAAGAATACTCCATAACCATTGCCAATTTTTTTTGTTCAAGCTTACAATCGGTCTAGTAACGGTCGTTTATTTGTAAAAATATTTATTATCTTTTTAAgtgttataaaaaaatattataaaattatttGGATTAGTTTATCCGGTATTAAAACGTAATaacctgatatatatatatatatatatatatatatatatatatatatatatatatatatatatatatatatatatatatatatatatatatatatatatatatatatggtaaattGGTTTAAATAAGGCCTAAGGTATTTTAGATAATTTAGATTAACCGAATTTAGAACAACTAACTTATCAAAAACTACTTATTTAAAtcaataaatatttttaattttaatttagctAAACACTAAAAGCTATTTATTAACGATGTTAAACTGTAATAAAGTAATAAACATACTATATATGCAATCCTAAATACCTTTTAATCTAGAATTTACGCATTGCTCCTGAGTTTCATTTAAAGAGATAAAGGAAAGGGAGataaaggtttttttttaataaatcaatggtATTATATGGGTAaagttttttttcattaaatttgTCCCGAGCTTCATTTAAAGAGATAAAGGAAAGGGAGCAGGAAGATTTGGAAAGATCTTTCCTCCCGACTTTTATTTAAGGAGagcaaagaaaaaaaatgaaaaaaaattaagttaaTTTCCCCTATAAACTATCCTCCCAAATTGGAAGGAACGAGGGAAAAGAAGATCAAtttattcttttctttctttcagTAAACTCGGGAGCGGAGTGTTAGTTCTTTTAACAACCAAATATAGATGTAATTTTTTTTAGGTTTAACAGTGAAatcacttgagataaagtgttcAAAGTAGTTGTTGCATGTTCTCTTCATGCGTCTCAACTCTTGGATGACTGCATCTCTTTCATTAAGATTGTCAATATGGTTACATGGTATTATATGGGTAAAGGTTAGACTTATTAGGTGGTACGTAGCAACGATACTCTATCAATGTGAGCAGTAGTAGTAGAGCAATCTCtgtgaggtaagtcttctcactgtacctatgggtcgaagacaccaatgtcggaCCACTATTTTGCTATGCGAAGTGTTAGCTATTATGTGATTCTTATATGTTTTTATgatcgggttgaaataaaccctaaGTCTGGGCCCAATATTATATgatcgggttgaaataaaccctaaGGTTGGGCCCATTATTGTATGATCGGGTTGAAATAAATACCCGGGTTGGGCCTGTATTTGTGTATTGAGTTGGAATACGCTCCAGGGCTAGGCCTAGATGTATGTTTAgcatgtggtactttggggaaactaACTAatttttgtgcttacagtttatgttggttttaggtacttctggtacgAAAAGGAAGGGCTTGGCTTGATGGCACACCATCCTCCCCTCATGATTTCCACACCTTTTGGATACTTTTACTCTTATATTTTAGATATTGTAGATTATGATTAACTTGAAACTATTTGGTGATTGAAACTATTGGTTTTtataatgaaaatttttattattgtttttggGTTTTTACAAATATGGTGTGCAAACTAAAGGAAAGTTTGTATGGTTTGAAGCAGGTTCCAAGGAAGTGGTACTTGAAGTTTGATGGCTTCATGCGGCGGAATGGGTACAGTAGATGTGAGATGGATCACTACTGTtatttgaaaaattcaaatcctattctttcatcttattgttatatgtttatgaaatgTTGATTGATGGATCCAACATGCATGAGATCATCAAGCTAAAGAAGCAGTTGGCTAGTGATTTCGAGATGAATGACTTAGGGGCTGCTAAACAAATAGTGGGCATGAGTATAGCCAAGGACAGATTTACCGGTACATTAAAACTTTCACAAGCCAAGTACATGAAGAAAGTTTTAGAAAAGTTCAGCATGGCAGATAAGAGAGCTAGAAGTACACCATTGGGTAGTTAGTTGAGACTCACCAAGAATCAATCCCCAAAAACGGAAGAAGACAGAGAATACATGGCTAAAGTTCCCTACGTATTTGTAGTTGGTAGTTTAATGCATGCAATGGTTTGCACCAGACCTGACATTGCTCATGTAGTGGGAGTTGTGAATAGGTTCATGTCAAATGCGTGAAGACAAAATTGAGAAGGAGTGAAATGGTTGCTACGCTACTTAAAAGGAACAGTTGAGTGTTCCTTATGTTTCGGAAGAAAATGAGTAGTCTTAGAAGGGCTCGTTGATGCAAATTTAGGTGGATGTGCATATTCAGGCAAGAGCACAACGAGTTATGTGTTCACAGTTGGAGGTACATCAATCAGCTGGATGTCAAGGTTACAAAAGAGTGTTGCTCTTTCAACCACGGAAAAAAATACACGGTACTTGCAGAAGCTGCCAAATAGCTCATATGGTTGAAGAGTTTCATGTCAAAACTTGGAATGCAACAGGAGGATTGTGTACTGCATTGTGACAACCAAAGTGCAGTTCACTTAGCAAAGAATCCAGTGTTTCATAGTAAAACGAAACACATTCAGATGAGGTACCATTTCATTTGAGAGTTAATCAATGAAGGAACTCTAAACTTAAAGAAAATCCTTAGAACGAAGAATCTAGCTGATATTTTCACCAAGGTGGTTACCATTGAGAAGTTGAAGCTTTGCATGGCTTCAACTGTCCTTTCAAAAGTTTAAAGATAAGGGTTtggtagagagagatagagagagagagag is a window of Lactuca sativa cultivar Salinas chromosome 1, Lsat_Salinas_v11, whole genome shotgun sequence DNA encoding:
- the LOC111893037 gene encoding ACT domain-containing protein ACR10, producing the protein MLFDDVVIIKQAEKEDEATVITINCPDKTGLGCDLCRTILFFGLSIVRGDVSTDGKWCYIVFWVVGKPGTLWSLLKKRLLEACPSCSSANTLIFYHPESQPPKPADVFLIKFCCHDRQGLLHDVTHLLCELELVIQRVKVSTTPDGMVMDLFFVTDTRELLHTTKRKEDTHDHLKAVLKDDLLSCEIKMVGPNFTACSNGPPSFIPPEITEDMFNLELLDENKHESVSVSVSVMIDNSLSPAHTLVQIVCHDHKGVLYDIMRTLKDYNIQISYGRFMKKDRKICELDLFIVQADGKKIVDPNKQSALCSRIRMELVRPLRVGLVNRGPDTELVVANPVELCGKGRPLVFYDITLALKMLNMDIFSAEISRHLIGGREWEVYRVLLNEGDKLCVQKGKIEEGVRKMLMGWDR